One Oryza brachyantha chromosome 3, ObraRS2, whole genome shotgun sequence DNA segment encodes these proteins:
- the LOC102721258 gene encoding bidirectional sugar transporter SWEET12-like, which translates to MVQPLVFAVGIVGNILSFLVILAPVPTFYRVYRKKSTESFRSAPYAAALLSATLWLYYALLTSDLLLLSINSLGCLVESLYLTIFLLYAPKKSMVFTVKLVCAMNLGLFGAMVAVLQLCVKGERRVTLAGGIGASFALAVFVAPLTIIRQVMRTKSVEFMPFWLSFFLTLSAVVWFLYGLLIKDFFVATPNVLGLLFGVAQMVLYVVYKNPRKNAAVSEEAAAGQAQQVELKDQQHLQLQLQASPAVAPLDTHADLEAAAAAADLLQAGRPVPAGVAVDIPPPPPPPVEVA; encoded by the exons ATGGTTCAGCCATTGGTCTTTGCTGTGGGGATCGTAG GCAACATCTTGTCGTTCCTGGTCATCCTTGCGCCAGT GCCGACGTTCTACAGGGTGTACAGGAAGAAGTCGACGGAGTCGTTCCGGTCGGCGCCgtacgcggcggcgctgctgagCGCGACGCTGTGGCTCTACTACGCGCTGCTCACctccgacctcctcctcctctccatcaACTCCCTCGGCTGCCTCGTCGAGTCCCTCTACCTCACCATCTTCCTCCTCTACGCCCCCAAGAAATCCATG GTGTTCACTGTGAAGCTGGTGTGCGCCATGAACCTGGGCCTCTTCGGCGCCATGGTCGCCGTCCTGCAGCTCTGCGTCAAGGGCGAGCGGCGCGTCAccctcgccggcggcatcgGCGCCTCcttcgccctcgccgtcttcgtcgccCCTCTCACCATCATC AGGCAAGTGATGAGGACCAAGAGCGTGGAGTTCATGCCCTTCTGGCTCTCCTTCTTCCTCACCCTCAGCGCCGTCGTCTGGTTCCTCTACGGCCTCCTCATCAAAGATTTCTTCGTCGCG ACACCGAACGTGCTGGGTTTGTTGTTCGGGGTGGCGCAGATGGTGCTCTACGTCGTGTACAAGAACCCCAGGAAAAACGCCGCCGTGTcggaggaggccgccgccggccaggcCCAGCAGGTGGAGCTCAAGGACCAGCAGCATCTGCAGCTACAGCTCcaggcgtcgccggcggtggcgccccTCGACACCCACGCCGACttggaggccgccgccgccgccgccgacctgcTGCAGGCCGGGAGGCCGGTGccggccggcgtcgccgtcgacataccgccgccgccaccgccgcccgtggAGGTGGCGTGA